The genomic window CCTTCACCGGCATCCGGCATCCGGCGAGGTCCGAGCCCATGATGCAGGTGACGAACGGCGCGACGTCGAAATTGTCGAGGCTCTTTTTGCCGCCGGTTTTCGCAAAGCCTTGCTTGAGCGGCGCGCCGTAGATGTCCCATCGCTCCGGATTCATCCAGACCGGAATCACGCCGTCGGCAATTTCCGCCGCGAGCGCGATGCCCTTGGGGCTGATCGACGCGGTGTAGATCGCCATGTCCTTGCGCCCGTGCAGGATGCTCTTGAGCGGCTTGCCGAGCCCCGTCGCGCCCGGACCGGTGTACGGGATGTCGAATTCCTTGCCGTGATGCTCGACGGGGACTTCGCGCGCGAGAATCGTGCGCACGATCTCGATGTACTCGCGCGTGCGCTGCAGCGGTTTGCCGTACGACACGCCGTGCCAGCCCTCTACTACCTGCGGACCCGACGGCCCGATGCCGAGGATAAAGCGGCCGCCCGACAGCGCGTCCAGCGTCATCGCGGTCATCGCGGTCGCGGCGGGAGTCCGCGCCGGCATCTGCATGATTCCGGTGCCGAGCCGGATTTTCTTGGTCAGCGCGCCGATCCAGGCCAGCGGCGTAACCGCGTCGGAGCCGTAAGCCTCGGCGGTCCACACGGAATCGAAACCGACGCGTTCCGCTTCGAGGATGGTGTCCATCGGCAAGCCCATCTGCGCCCCCGAATAGCCGGAAATTAAACCTAGTCGCATCGAAGTTCCTCCCGTCGCGAGTTGCGGAAATGAAAAGCAAAATCAAGGATCAAAAACACTAAAAAGAGAAGCCCCACGGCGCACCGCGGGGCTTCAATTCGAATCTTGCGGGCTGACGGTCCCTAAGCAGACGCCCCTGCGCTATCGGTGCCGGCCGGGAGCGGCTCGACGCTCACTTGCCGCTTCTCACCCTTCGGCTCGTACTTAACCACACCGTCAATGAGCGCGTAAATCGTATAGTCGCGGCCCAGACCGACGTTGCGCCCCGGATGCACGCGGGTGCCGAGCTGGCGGATGATGATGTTGCCGGCCTTGACGGTCTGCCCCGCGTAAATCTTGATACCACGGCGCTGGCCCGGACTGTCGCGGCCATTGCGCGTCGAACCCTGGCCTTTTTTGTGCGCCACGCAGTGTCTCCCTGGATGAAGCGGCCTTCGGGGCCGCGGTTCACTGAAAAAAATTAACGCGGGCGACTATGCGCCAGCGGAAACGGAAATTTCCTCGATCTTGAGCACCGTCAGTTCCTG from Candidatus Binatus sp. includes these protein-coding regions:
- a CDS encoding LLM class F420-dependent oxidoreductase is translated as MRLGLISGYSGAQMGLPMDTILEAERVGFDSVWTAEAYGSDAVTPLAWIGALTKKIRLGTGIMQMPARTPAATAMTAMTLDALSGGRFILGIGPSGPQVVEGWHGVSYGKPLQRTREYIEIVRTILAREVPVEHHGKEFDIPYTGPGATGLGKPLKSILHGRKDMAIYTASISPKGIALAAEIADGVIPVWMNPERWDIYGAPLKQGFAKTGGKKSLDNFDVAPFVTCIMGSDLAGCRMPVKGMLALYIGGMGARAKNFYNDYAKRLGYEEVAVKIQDLYLAGKKAEAMAMVPDKLVDEVALVGSRERIADRLKAWKASPVKTMLIGTGDINAVRALAEICL
- the rpmA gene encoding 50S ribosomal protein L27, which produces MAHKKGQGSTRNGRDSPGQRRGIKIYAGQTVKAGNIIIRQLGTRVHPGRNVGLGRDYTIYALIDGVVKYEPKGEKRQVSVEPLPAGTDSAGASA